TGGGTCTCGGGGGGCTCCTCAGTCGGCAGATCCTCCCAGATAGTTAGAAAACCTGCTGCTGTAGAGGtttacttcttcttttcttctttttctgttgttaaagacaCTCTGCAGTCTATCAGAAAGAATTTCTGTCCGTAGTTGTCAGTGTGGAAAGCCTCCGGTCTCCCGCTGTGTACCGAGCGTGTTGAGTTTTCCTCTCAGAAACTCTTGACATTCTGCCGTAGCTGCGCTGTTGCATAAAGACGCTAATTAGCAGCCTCGTCTCCATCTGTGCATGCGTCCGTCTCCCTGCCTTTGTTCCCACGTTGAATGGACACCGTGTTGAcgcctctcctcttcctcctgcagcgAGAGCCCGTTCAGCGAGCCGGGGGCGCTGGAGGAGGCCGAGCCTGACGGCGGCACCGAGACCCAGACCAGCGACGAGGGTACGTGTGACCCCTGACCTTCACACAATCGCCCACGCTCCCATCCCTCTGTGTCCTGGCAGAGAGAGGTTGCTATGGCGACAGCAGCCATGGAGACATctcaccctccaccctcccatcTCCACACCCCacccctttcctccctccctcatctctctctctctgtagaaCTGAATTAATAGAAAAGACTTAAGCCCCTTACGTTTTTTAATGCTCTCGTCTGATTGGTCGAGCTGTAGGAGGAACAAAGCCTCAGAGACGGCTGATTGACAAGTTCAGGTTCACGTCCGTTTCCACGTCTGGCTCTTTATCTTGATCTCCCCCTTCgtccccctcctcttttctctctctggcagAGGGTGAGGGTGTGGAGGCGGTGGCGAGGTTCGACTACGTGGGCCGGTCGGGCCGCGAGCTCTCCTTCAAGAAGGGAGCATCCCTGCAGCTCTTCCAGCGCGCGTCACATGACTGGTGGGAGGGGCGGCACAACGGCAGCCACGGCCTGGTGCCTCATCAGTACATTGTGGTGAAGGACAGGcgagtgtgcacacacacacaaacacacacacacagttgtgcagtttgtgcagtattttaattgtttcaacatgaagttaataaaaaataattaaaatacattaaaatgtttttgattgaGTGTAAATGAGGTCCATTTTAATTCTGAATTCTGACACTACCTGTTGCAAATGCTTATTCGACACAGTTCTGTGCACATCGTCCAACTGCTCCAAATACTCACTGGAATAcaaaatgtggattaatccgccTGTGAAAATAGTCCCGGACCAATTCAGTATTTCTTCCTGTTTGAGCAAAGTTTGTCGGAAACTACAGCAAATCTTCTGCATATTTTTGTTAATTCCAGCTGTATGTTATCTTATGAAAATGTGACAATCACAAACTAAAGCATTTCAGTTTAAAacgtattttatttgtttttacatttttatctaCACGTTGAAATTAACTGGACTTACAGTCGCTCTCATCTTCCGTAGACAACCTTCAGTTTTGACAATCATAAATAACAATAAGCTGTAAAATGTGCAGTTACTTTGAGCTCGAGCTGCAGTGATGGATTTGTCGGAGGATTCGTTGCTCACTGGATTTCACACCTTGTTGATTAACAGACTTATTGGACTGAGGGAGTCACTAACCTCATGCTATTGATCAGCTAATTGATGATTGGTGTGCGGTGTTAGTTGAGCTCTGCTGTTTCCAGAGTCATTTGTCCTGATTGAGGGTCCGTCGGTGTGTTTAGGGCCGACGCCATGTCGGATACACTCAGTCAGAAAGCCGACAGCGAcggaggaagcagcagcacgGACGACAAGAGGTCCAGGAGCGAACTGAGCTCCCCGACCGACATCAGACCACCAGAGACCTACAACAGGTCTGTCATGTAAGACACGTTCCATTATCACCAGAGGAGGGAGGACTGGTTCAGCTGCCGTGGATGTTAAACCCATTTTCCAGCTTGTTCTCTCACCTCTAAAAATACATCGTGCTGTCATCACAGCTGTTTCTCATGTGACTCGTTTCCCCGTCTGCAGACATCCTTCACTTTCAATCCAGTCATTCCCAACAATACGCGTCTCCTAAGTGTGCCGAGCCGATCCGTGGGCTGCGtccagcagtggtggaagaagtaccAGAACAACAATGTACTGCATTACTGTCATGTACTTTAAAAGGATTAAACCCAAAAGGTTCTGGTTCTGCATGAAAATAACTTCTTCATTATCAGGTTGTTCGTGTTAGAGcagtattttactgttgtagctgctCACAGACACTCTGAACTACTTTAATGACAGTTAATGAGTTTAGTCCAGCGGTTCCCAACCTCTGGGTCGGTCCCCTTTGAAGGCACAccagataaatctgaggggcCGTGAGGGAAAtgggagaggaaaggaaaagatcTCTGTTCACTTTTAGACTTttctttaattgtttaatttttttgtgaaatatcaAAGTGTTAAATCTCTTCTGGCTTCAGACAgctatttaaataaaaccatcTGAGAAGTTGAAAAGGGAAATGTCTCTCTGGTGGCAAACCAGACTCGTTTCTTATCTTCTTTGAGATCTTTAAGACAGTCCACACTGACAGTTGTAAGAGTGGATTCCAGATATCACCAACCTATTAGCACTGGTTGCTGTGGcaacaacataaatatatgAAGTAATATATGACTGAGTTCTTCTTCTCCACCGCCAGACGCATTCAAACCTGTGGGAGACGCACAAACACGTAAATCCTGCTTCAGCTTTACGTTAGGAGAAGCGGCTCATGACTCATCCTTCACTCCTCCTGAGTCATGAAAGAGCTGCTGTTAGCCTGAGCTAATGGTGTTTGTACTTCCTGTCGACAGCCACAGGAGGAAGCGGACCGACGGTTTATTCCGCCGCCCCCTCGGTCGCTCCAACGACAGTCACTGCCACGGGAACGGGGGGCTGATGGAGCGGAGCTCCCCACCGGTGACGGGCCACTTCAGTCCgagggagctgctgctgggacGAGGTCAGGGCTTGACCCCGCCCCTCGACAGCCCGGAGCGCCGCCGCCGCTCTGCTGCCGCCGTGACCATGACAGTGAGCCGACATGATTCGCTGCGAAGGCCGGAGGACACGCCGATCCGGCGCTCGAGCAGCGGTCAGCACGGCTTCAGTGAGTCCCATCGCTCCAGAGCGCTGGACCCCGACACGCTGGCGCAGGTACACAAACAGTACAATGAATGATCACACCTTTTCAAAACccagtttgatttgttttttatcaaAAAAGAATCTAATATTTGGTCTATGAAAGAGCATCGCTCTCCTCACGGACTCCTGCTCTTGACTCCTCCAGGACATCGAAGAGACGGTGACTGTGGCTCTGGGGGAGTTCAGGCAGCTGGAGCGGCAGGGCTGCCGGCCGGCTCCCGACGTGGTGCTGGACACTTTGGAGCAGGTGAAGAACGGCCCCATCGCCCCCTGCTCCTCTGAGTCCCCCAGCCCCCACAGCACCCCCAGCACCCCGGGGACGCCAGGAACCCCCGGCACCCCCGGAACTCCGGGGACACCTGGAACCCCTGGGACCCCGAGCCCGCTCAGTCCTCTGAGCCCCATCAGCCCGCTCCCCGGACCCCCGCCTGGACCTCCCAGACCGGCCAACCCTTCCCCCGACACCCTGGGCTCCTTCAAGCCCGTGGCAGCCGCCCGCATCGGGGCTCCGCTGCGCCCTCCTGCCCTTAGGCCCAAACCTGTGGTCCCACCCAAGAGCAGCACCCCGCCTCTGCCTCCACCGCTGGACAAATCCTGCACCATGTGAGCCAAACCAGGCCAGTAAAAGGCCAAAATCAGGCCGACCCAGGCCAAAAATGGGCCAGAAGAGGAGATCAGGGTACTGCTTAATGTTTATAATCAACATGAGGGTAGAAACGgtaggaaagagaaaaaggtttTAATGTAGTAATAAACTATAATATATGACATGACCTATGATATGATATGCCATGATATTTCTGTGTTGTCAGGTTGGTGTGTACTCTCTTGGTGTGTAGGAGTTTACTTTCTCCATGTAACGAAGCATTTATCAAAGGATAGCTAAAAGAACTGCTGATAAAGAGACACAGGGACGAGCGTAGGCAGAGCATCCCGTCTTGTGTATGAGCTCGTGGTCAGAGAGACGTGGGGAGTGTAGTCCGGCTCCAGTAAAATGTAGTTTCAGTGACGTGAATGTTGGCTGTACTGTCATGAAGGTGGGCCTGCGCTAGCGGAGGAGCCTACCACCAAACGGGCTGCTGTTTCTCTCAGAGACTTTCCCGATCGGCTGCTGTATCTGAGAGACTTGAGGTGTCAACAGGAAGAGGACACGGCAGAGTGAAGGCAACAATGGTTCGACAACGTCCGTGTgactttattattataatttatttttttaattttttcactCGGTTCCGCTGCTAAGCTCACTTACACCTCAGACCACGAAACGCCTCTTGAGGTCGTCGGTGACACCAAACTCACGTTATTTAACCAACAGCTATTTAATGAATGTTTTCCAGTATTTAACGACTGTTCAGCCATCCTATTGAATGTTCGGTGAGCTGCAGTGGCGACTCACTAAACTTTTTAACAGccttcttgtgtttttggagTGTTTGGGGGGGGTGGGGACCAAACCAGAGCTTCAAACAGGGTGTGACGGTTGAGTGGTGGAGGGAGCTTGGACAGAACTTTTTCTCGGATGGGGGTGGGTGTAtgattttgttcttgtttgtgtgtgtgtgtgtgtgtgtgtcctgcttgTCTGCCCTTGTTCTGCTCCCTTGTTAAGTGCAGCAGCACTAGAATAGTGATAGATGATAGATAATTCATGCCTGTCTTGAGTGCCAGAACACGAGAGTGCAAGTTGGGGAAAACAAGTGCAAAAAGCAtgccacttcctgtgtgtgtgtgtgtgtgtgtgagagagagagagagagagataatcgTTTACCTGCTTGTGAAGTCACTGAAGTCACTAGTTAACCTTAAATTCACAATAAGCTAACAGGGTGGGGCTCTGTGTGTGAACgcccaaaaaaacaaaaacacttgaacAGCACAGTGAATGTGGCCTCAAACCAGGCTGGTAACTGATGTGAGTGTGGTGATTAAAGTGAGACATGACGTGCTGAGATGGGCTATGgatgcacatctgtgtgtgtgcgtgtgtgtatgtgaaagtgcctttttttttaatccttgtCTTTTTTGGGAGAGTTGTGAATCCACTCACGCATGTCCTGAACGAAGAGCAGCAGCACTCTGAATGAAATAATCATAAAGTGTTTTAGTAGATTACTGAATTATGAATTCTAGCATTAGCCCATTGTGACATTGCACTTTGATGTATAGGATTGTGTACTTGGCATGTAGCATCATAACATGTTGGTGCATTTTAGCTCAAAGGGAGGTTTCTTTGAATGTGTTTCATAATAAAGGTTTTCGTCTGttagtgttgctgtgtttgaagAAAACCGAGCTTCCGAAAGACGAGCTCATATAGCCAAACGGATTGTATCaatgtgttgtatttatattataaataaatcGGAATAAATTAGCATTCAACTCATTAACTGTCTAAAACTTTCTTTAAACAAGGTGTTTTGTTTGGCCCCTCAGTAAACTTCCATGTGTGTTCTGTGTATCGGTGGATAAATggatgataaaaataataatcacttaATCTTTCATTAATGGAGACATTTATTCTGAAGCAAATGAAGCAGGATCATCTCAATACtttattcaaaatgtcttgAGCACAGTAAATACTggctaataaaaataaaaacaacatattaaaacattaattgaGGGGAAATAATTAAAATCCATATTTTAAATCTTACACTAACAAAGCTGTGGCAGCACACTGCCGTCCTCCTGTCATGGCCTGAGAGTCAGAGAGTCAAATTGCCGAGTCTCTTTGGTCTGTAACATTTTTGGCAACATAAACGACTGCTGTTTGGACCACAGAAAAGAAGATGTGAAATTTAAGCCTCCCTGTAAGAAATAACTTGAagttcatcatcatctccatcttTTGCCTGTCAGAGCACCAGCTTTGTATGCTGCCACCTTGCAGCTCAGCCCTTTGATCCAGGTTTGAGGGTGCTGAAGGGTTTGGAGTTTCGCAGTGAGCCGGAGATCTCCTGCAGGAAGGCGGCGATGTGCAGATCCTTCTCCGACTTCCTGCCATCAAAGATAACCACCAGAGTGAAGTGCGGCTCGGGCCGCGTGAGGTAGTAGGTGCTCTGGACTTTATCGTCATAGAAATGCACCACCTTATCCAGGGTGTTGAGCTCAGCAGCGCGGTCCCCCATCATCATGATGACGTTCGGCCAGTGCGTGAGCGGCCGCTCTCCCGACGGCAGGGACACCACGGCGGGGAACTGCTCCACGCCCTTCGGTGCCTCCCGGTACGAGTGTGGGTGGTGGTAGCCGTGGCCCTGGAAGCTTTCTGAGCCGCGGTTGTCGAACACCAGAGACACGTTGCTGACGTCGTGCTTGCGGATGAAGGAGCAGATCTTGCCGTGGTAGTCCGGCGTGGTGCGCGCGGTCAGAGCTCTCATGTCGGCCGGGGCCGTCTGCCGGCTCAGGGCTTCATGGAAGTAGAAGCTGAACTTGGCGAGGAGCATCGCCTGGAAGCGCTGCAGCCACATGTACAGGTGCGGAGGCTGCACTGCCTTCTGGGACTGACCTCCAAACAGATGCTTGCGCGTCTCTTTCTGCCGCTGGAACAGCTGACCCCAGGCGGTGAGCTTGGAATTGGCGCCGTGCAGGCTGAGCAGAGCTGGCAGGAAACTCCACTCTGAAACCTGGGCCTGGCAGCGCAGTAACTGGGTCACCACGTCTACCTCCGTCTGGAAGCCCTCCTCCACACGGCCCAGGATGGGGTGGTGGAACCtcggggaggaagaggaggctaGTGATTAAACAGGAAGACAAGCAAGCAAATGCAAAGACAGCAGCCGACCTAATTTGTAGTGACCTGAAAGCggctgtgtttttgtcattcaaCATGAGTATACATTCAACGTGAGGTTTGGATTGAAGTGTGAGCTCAGgctgcgcgcgcacacacacacacacacacacacagtctctgggGTCCAGGTCTGCGGATGAGAACATCACCTTCACCCTTCGGTGCACGGTGAACCTGGTGATGTGTGGTGTGTCacgctgctgcagctcagcccACAGCTCGACTGTGCACTTTGTCTTTCCTGCTGCAGTCGTGAGACACATTTTTGCTGACGTGTCTCTGGGGAAAAGGTGGAATCCTGTGCTTGCAGGATTAAGCAGAAACTTTTTCTCCCCCAACCTCAATATGTCACCCTCTCCTTCACAGGTTTCTATCTTCTATCTCAcgaatttctttttaaatcaggGAAAACCAGATATCAGTGATGGAAGAAGTCTCTGTATACACACTTGGTGCTGTATTTATGCAGGACGGCCTCCAGCGTTGTGACCAGCTCCTCTGAGTTGATGTTCTTCTGGCTGCCCAGTGAGTGCATTTTCTCATACAGGTCGGCCATTTCCATGCGGGCCTGGGTGAAGTGGCAGAGCTGCTCTGACAGGTGCGACAGGAGGTCCTCCAGGTAGGAGGCGGAGCCCGGCTGACTGTGGCGCCCCATCGTCACCACCTTCCTGAGCTCGTTGTACAGGGAGGTGTAGATGGTTCGGATGGAATCTTTGCGGCTGAAGAAGGACTGGCCTCCTgcagggagagaagaaaaggaaaactgctGCTCAGAAACGGAAATCTGTCTTTTACTGTGGATCACCATGAGCTGAAAATGGTTGATCCTTTCAGAGACTTCATGTGCTACAGCGCCATCTGGTGTTGGAAATACAAAGCTGTCAATGTGTCTCAGTGAGTCGAATTCTCATATGGAGACAACCTAGTTTGGTTATGTggcttaaaataaaataaaataaaaaagctcgACAACAAATTACATAGCTTTTATttcaatattaatatttaacaatGCCATCAATAAAATGACAAGTCGGTCTTTATGTAGCCTTCACACAGGGTCGTTTATCATAATGTGTAAGAAACTTTTGCAACCAAAGAACCGGACTTCACTACGGATATAAACTCACTCGTATGGAGTAAACCTCTAAGCGGGTTCAGACCTTGACTATCGTTTGTTTCAGGTCCCGGGAAATACATCAACGTTACCCATTTTCTGTCCCAGGAACGTCATGTTGTGGTACGCCTTCTCCGCGGCGGCCAGGTGAGCCAGTGCGGCCAGCAGGGCGGCCCAGATGGCGCCGGCGCTCTTGCTGttgtccttttccttctccacGTAGTCCTTGGCTCGGTCGAAAGAAAACATACCGAGCTGCGTGAAGAAGCTCTCCAGGATGGCCCGCTCCCGGGGAACGGGCcgcagctcctccacctccgtCATGGCTCAGAGATGCTCCCGCAAACTCACCAGCTGCCCCCGGAGCTGTTAGCTAACCGCGTTAGCAAAGCGACAGGCCAACGTCTGCGTAAGAAAGACTCATCcctccaaacaaacacacaccgtcCA
This Scatophagus argus isolate fScaArg1 chromosome 22, fScaArg1.pri, whole genome shotgun sequence DNA region includes the following protein-coding sequences:
- the kics2 gene encoding KICSTOR subunit 2; translation: MTEVEELRPVPRERAILESFFTQLGMFSFDRAKDYVEKEKDNSKSAGAIWAALLAALAHLAAAEKAYHNMTFLGQKMGGQSFFSRKDSIRTIYTSLYNELRKVVTMGRHSQPGSASYLEDLLSHLSEQLCHFTQARMEMADLYEKMHSLGSQKNINSEELVTTLEAVLHKYSTKFHHPILGRVEEGFQTEVDVVTQLLRCQAQVSEWSFLPALLSLHGANSKLTAWGQLFQRQKETRKHLFGGQSQKAVQPPHLYMWLQRFQAMLLAKFSFYFHEALSRQTAPADMRALTARTTPDYHGKICSFIRKHDVSNVSLVFDNRGSESFQGHGYHHPHSYREAPKGVEQFPAVVSLPSGERPLTHWPNVIMMMGDRAAELNTLDKVVHFYDDKVQSTYYLTRPEPHFTLVVIFDGRKSEKDLHIAAFLQEISGSLRNSKPFSTLKPGSKG